Genomic DNA from Aminobacterium mobile DSM 12262:
TGAGGAGTGACGTGATTTGAGAAGGGTAGTTATTACAGGGCTTGGAGTAGTGAGCCCAATCGCGAATGGAAGAGTAGATTTCTGGAAAGCTCTTGAAGAAGGACGAAATGGCGTCGGTCCTTTAACGACCTTTGATGCCTCTGACCTTCCTGTAACTTTCGGAGCTGAGGTCAGAGACTTTGACCCAACTCATTGGCTTGACAATAAAGAGGTAAAACGCTCCGATCGGGTGATCCATTTTGCTGTAGCTGCTTCAGATATGGCTCTTGAGGATGCCCATCTGGATGTAAAAAGCCTGGATTCTAATAAATTTGGTGTTTATATTGGAACTGGACAAGGCGGCATAGAGACGACTTTTAATAATTTTCAGACCCTTATTGAAAAGGGCCCAAGGCGAGTAAGCCCCTTTTTCATTCCTATGATGATCAGCAATATGTCTACGGCTTACGTAGCTATTCGGTACGGCGCAAAGGGGCCCAATCTATGCGTTGTCACAGCATGTGCTACAGGAACCAATAGTATAGGAGAAGCTTATTACGCCATACAGCGAGATGACGCAGATGTTATTTTAGCTGGGGGCACGGAAGCTGCTCTTCGTTCTATCAGCATAGCTGGCTTTGCTGCTATGAAAGCTCTTTCGACCCGCAATGATGAGCCTCAGCGAGCATCTCGTCCTTTCGATCTGGACCGAGATGGCTTCGTAATGGGCGAGGGTGCGGGCGTTCTCGTGCTGGAAGAACTGGACCATGCTCTTCGTCGTGGAGCCCATATATATGGCGAAGTTGTGGGATATGGATCTACATGTGACGCTAGCCACATTAC
This window encodes:
- the fabF gene encoding beta-ketoacyl-ACP synthase II, whose amino-acid sequence is MRRVVITGLGVVSPIANGRVDFWKALEEGRNGVGPLTTFDASDLPVTFGAEVRDFDPTHWLDNKEVKRSDRVIHFAVAASDMALEDAHLDVKSLDSNKFGVYIGTGQGGIETTFNNFQTLIEKGPRRVSPFFIPMMISNMSTAYVAIRYGAKGPNLCVVTACATGTNSIGEAYYAIQRDDADVILAGGTEAALRSISIAGFAAMKALSTRNDEPQRASRPFDLDRDGFVMGEGAGVLVLEELDHALRRGAHIYGEVVGYGSTCDASHITAPDPKGEGAVRAMRQAISQAKWLPEDVEYINAHGTSTGLNDKMESMAIRTVFGEYTPKILVNSTKSMIGHCLGAAGALETIAAIQSIVENVVHPTVNYETPDPECDIHVVGPQAVHKPVSRVLVNSFGFGGHNAVVAVQKYER